One segment of Rosa chinensis cultivar Old Blush chromosome 6, RchiOBHm-V2, whole genome shotgun sequence DNA contains the following:
- the LOC112170713 gene encoding putative UPF0481 protein At3g02645 — protein MSSLQPTFSSNSSSNFNELQWVIQIQKFLEEEFEHDIEIPISIFNVPKSLMASDPESYTPQVVAIGPYHHWRPELYEMVRYKVAAAKRTQKQLQTLKFQDLVDQLTRFELRIRACYHKYLEFNGETLGWMMAIDASFFFEILQVYVVQEGNTSTRVSSRMAHLVDYAGRKSAHHAILRDLVMLENQMPLFVLREVLAFQLPTLECTDNMLLSMFMGLCKELSPFKMNDEDMPKIQVSSCCHLLDFLYRMITPKLETRPSEITETEDGPATPHKGKSSDNSNFLKQFLEKVGKLLSKLNKGPIRLLKKILISRPVKVLHKLPWTILSNHAGPAILKQPLELLSSQDKEAVKPEDDKSSNRPPLIEEITIPSVSKLSKSGVKFLPASSISTISFDAKTCSFYLPSTSLDGNTEVILRNLVAYEASTASGPLVFTRYTELMNGIIDTEEDAKLLREKGIIVNRLKSDEEVAKLFNGMSRSIRLTKVPFLDKAIKDANKYYHGRWKVKMRKSLKTYVFGSWQFLASLATIFLLLLMTLEAFCSVYSCSRMFHINTTNK, from the coding sequence ATGTCTTCTCTCCAACCAACATTCTCTTCCAATTCTAGTTCAAACTTCAATGAGCTTCAATGGGTGATTCAAATCCAAAAATTCCTAGAGGAAGAGTTCGAGCATGATATtgaaatccctatctccattttCAACGTCCCCAAATCCCTCATGGCTAGTGACCCAGAATCGTACACCCCTCAAGTGGTTGCGATTGGTCCTTACCATCATTGGCGTCCGGAGCTGTATGAGATGGTGAGGTATAAAGTGGCTGCAGCTAAAAGAACCCAAAAGCAGCTCCAAACCCTCAAATTCCAGGACCTTGTTGACCAATTGACAAGGTTCGAGCTGAGGATTCGGGCTTGTTACCACAAGTACCTGGAGTTTAATGGCGAGACATTGGGGTGGATGATGGCTATTGATGCTTCGTTTTTCTTCGAAATCCTCCAAGTCTATGTAGTCCAAGAAGGGAACACATCGACGAGAGTTTCTTCAAGGATGGCACATTTGGTTGACTATGCAGGAAGGAAGTCAGCACATCATGCCATCCTTAGGGACTTGGTGATGCTTGAGAACCAAATGCCACTATTTGTTTTGAGAGAAGTGTTGGCATTTCAGTTACCAACGTTGGAATGCACCGACAATATGCTTCTTTCCATGTTTATGGGACTGTGCAAAGAGCTCTCCCCATTCAAGATGAATGATGAAGATATGCCAAAGATCCAAGTGTCGAGTTGTTGTCACTTGCTAGACTTTTTATACCGCATGATCACCCCCAAATTAGAAACTAGACCGTCAGAAATTACAGAAACCGAGGATGGTCCGGCCACACCACACAAGGGAAAGTCTTCAGATAACTCGAATTTCCTCAAACAATTTCTGGAGAAGGTAGGGAAGCTGCTATCGAAGTTGAACAAGGGCCCGATACGtcttttgaaaaaaattctaatttctCGACCTGTAAAAGTGTTACACAAACTGCCTTGGACTATCCTTTCCAACCATGCTGGACCCGCAATTTTGAAACAACCTCTCGAGTTACTTTCCTCCCAAGACAAAGAAGCAGTCAAACCTGAAGATGATAAATCAAGCAATAGACCGCCGTTGATAGAGGAGATCACCATCCCATCAGTCTCCAAACTCTCAAAATCAGGTGTCAAGTTCTTGCCCGCAAGTAGTATTTCAACCATCTCTTTCGATGCTAAAACTTGCTCATTTTACCTCCCGAGTACAAGCTTAGATGGGAACACAGAGGTGATCCTGAGAAACTTGGTGGCCTACGAGGCATCAACTGCATCGGGGCCATTAGTTTTTACTCGCTACACCGAGTTGATGAACGGAATCATAGACACCGAGGAAGACGCCAAGTTGCTTAGAGAGAAGGGTATCATCGTGAATCGTTTGAAGAGTGATGAAGAAGTGGCAAAGCTGTTCAATGGCATGAGCAGGTCCATTAGATTGACCAAAGTGCCCTTCTTGGATAAGGCAATCAAAGATGCCAACAAGTATTACCATGGTAGATGGAAGGTGAAGATGAGGAAGTCTTTGAAAACTTATGTGTTCGGTTCTTGGCAATTTCTGGCTTCGCTCGCTACCATTTTTCTCCTGCTCTTGATGACATTGGAAGCATTTTGCTCAGTCTATAGCTGCAGTCGCATGTTTCATATCAACACCACTAATAAATAG